The following proteins are encoded in a genomic region of Neospora caninum Liverpool complete genome, chromosome XI:
- a CDS encoding ORF73, related yields MVLLLFTVLISSLVSAATVASPPPSGVWPPYLSSAPAWRTREESAVSSDSGESLRLPYFPEDEEETLPVASSFSPSLLRAQRSQLVGASLERTPLFRRAPEVQDEGPGVSWLGLTEDKSDASGGEGEDKEGESERGESEEEKSSVSESGNNEEKSESKDSETGADEPANKSEQGDKTHQAEGPGQESGDGEDSGQPQVTAESEHPGTKTSESEGENTSIRDDEKISSQSASEPASASEGTTRAVSHEEPNESATGAENQGVAASATPQAEGEEAQGSEGSEESSPSSSSPHVEAPAHAGADAQHTASGETEEKEDASNTSPSKDSETPNDGHEAKNPAEENAQAQAPEQTEGQGEQEHESQPAEGQTQEHEAQPTEGQAQEHEAQPTEGQAQEHEAQPTEGQAQEHTPEQTEGQEEHEHESQPAEGQTQEHEAQPTEGQAQEHEAQPTEGQAQEHEAQPTEGQAQEHTPEQTEGQEEHEHESQPAEGQTQEHEAQPTEGQAQEHEAQPTEGQAQEHEAQPTEGQAQELEAQPTEEQAQEHEAQPTEGQAQEHTPEQTEGQEEHEHESQSAEGQAQEHEAQPTEGQAQEHEAQPTEGQAQELEAQPTEGQAQEHTPEQTEGQEEHEHESQPAEGQTQEHEAQPTEGQAQEHEAQPTEGQAQEHEAQPTEGQAQELEAQPTEEQAQEHEAQPTEGQAQEHTPEQTEGQEEHEHESQSAEGQAQEHEAQPTEGQAQEHEAQPTEGQAQELEAQPTEGQAQEHTPEQTEGQEEHEHESQPAEGQAQEHTPEQTEGQEEHEHESQPAEGQTQEHEAQPTEGQAQEHTPEQTEGQEEHEHESQPAEGQTQEHEAQPTEGQAQEHTPEQTEGQGEQEHEAQPTEGQAQEPGMEDTAEAHEAPQPESSSEEQESPAAGVGEETQPQGQSGQEQAKPAEETPEVSETPSGEQGSVPEAETPEKQGTENGAVAPEAESASASTGVDIENATSTEPAESAAAAPVELSAPAAEEQTAGGEARESQSSEGQLEALAAEAAPTAASPAEAETPGAQSSGAAGLEPAGQEQEAATGAEDVRDGCYATRRQEVEQQANELLKVCERNENFTKVDQRFCDELFKRIDGPFTVAEVSAMLRAADAANNISRNFRFCRATPTSSPPRVRDGDTVVHAAIAASKPRVVEILLQYGAFPNVEAFPSSPEAAARTGMRPLHYVARYPTLENYESLFLLLNYGTSVNDRDVGGRTPLMIAARSSHPHSKLFAKALIERHADVNARDKAGLSALHYAAAANSHKLVKLLINRGANVTAQDMRGNTPLHYAAAFNAAKSMNALFTLADNVIKIDAPNKNGKAPIHLAAAPSSFAVVPATIVPALALELLLENHADPVARDAHGNTPLMDAVLGGYLEIVKRLLQIAKVPLDDKNMDNNTALDLARQAAEQTGDDVLTYLTSVSDKPTCPFIPRVANSIYVLSDTQFGSLMRVGDTVTYECHVGFRMLGHSTITCMTRDGAPEFVPDPPVCTPVEQGAASSLFSAPVGLATAVLLCLAPVLLIEF; encoded by the exons AtggtgcttcttctcttcaccgTGCTgatctcctcgctcgtctcaGCTGCGACGGTAGCATCCCCTCCGCCATCCGGAGTGTGGCCCCCGTATCTGTCGTCTGCGCCTGCGTGGCGcacgagggaagagagcgccgTATCCTCCGACTCTGGCGAGTCCCTCCGTCTTCCGTATTTCccggaggacgaagaggaaacccTCCCGGTagcctcttcgttttctccgtctctccttcgggCTCAGCGCTCGCAGCTCGTGggtgcgtctctcgagagAACACCCCTCTTTCGTCGTGCGCCCGAAGTTCAAGATGAGGGCCCTGGCGTTAGCTGGCTGGGTCTGACCGAAGACAAGAGCGACGCaagcggcggcgagggggAGGACAAAGAGGGGGAAtccgagaggggagaaagtgaagaggagaagTCGTCCGTCAGTGAGAGCGGCAACAACGAAGAGAAGTCCGAGTCGAAAGACTCAGAGACAGGTGCCGACGAACCGGCGAACAAATCTGAACAGGGAGACAAAACACACCAGGCAGAAGGACCAGGCCAGGAGTCTGGGGACGGCGAAGACTCTGGACAGCCGCAAGTGACCGCAGAATCTGAGCACCCAGGAACAAAAACGAGCGAGtcagaaggcgagaacacCTCGAtcagagacgacgagaaaaTATCCTCTCAGTCTGCGTCTGAACCTGCCAGCGCGTCGGAAGGGACGACAAGGGCAGTGTCGCACGAAGAACCGAACGAGAGTGCAACAGGAGCTGAGAATCAGGGCGTGGCCGCATCTGCCACGCCCCaggcagagggcgaggaggcacaggggagcgagggaagcgaggaaagcagTCCCAGTTCATCCTCGCCGCACgtggaggcgccggcgcatgcaggtgcTGATGCCCAACACACAGCCtctggagaaacagaggaaaaagaagatgCAAGCAACACCAGCCCTTCGAAGGATAGCGAAACGCCCAACGACGGCCACGAAGCGAAGAACCccgcggaggaaaacgcgcaagCACAGGCTCCAGAACAGACTGAGGGACAGGGGGAGCAAGAACATGAGTCACAACCCGCAGAAGGACAGACGCAAGAACATGAAGCGCAACCTACAGAAGGACAGGCGCAAGAACATGAAGCTCAGCCCACAGAAGGACAGGCGCAAGAACATGAAGCGCAACCTACAGAAGGACAGGCGCAAGAACATACTCCAGAACAGACCGAGGGGCAGGAGGAGCATGAACATGAGTCGCAACCCGCTGAAGGACAGACGCAAGAACATGAAGCGCAACCTACAGAAGGACAGGCGCAAGAACATGAAGCTCAGCCCACAGAAGGACAGGCGCAAGAACATGAAGCGCAACCTACAGAAGGACAGGCGCAAGAACATACTCCAGAACAGACCGAGGGACAGGAGGAGCATGAACATGAGTCACAACCCGCAGAAGGACAGACGCAAGAACATGAAGCGCAACCTACAGAAGGACAGGCGCAAGAACATGAAGCTCAGCCCACAGAAGGACAGGCGCAAGAACATGAAGCGCAACCTACAGAAGGACAGGCGCAAGAACTTGAAGCGCAACCTACAGAAGAACAGGCGCAAGAACATGAGGCGCAGCCTACAGAAGGACAGGCGCAAGAACATACTCCAGAACAGACCGAGGGGCAGGAGGAGCATGAACATGAGTCGCAATCCGCTGAAGGACAGGCGCAAGAACATGAAGCTCAGCCCACAGAAGGACAGGCGCAAGAACATGAAGCGCAACCTACAGAAGGACAGGCGCAAGAACTTGAGGCGCAGCCTACAGAAGGACAGGCGCAAGAACATACTCCAGAACAGACCGAGGGACAGGAGGAGCATGAACATGAGTCACAACCCGCAGAAGGACAGACGCAAGAACATGAAGCGCAACCTACAGAAGGACAGGCGCAAGAACATGAAGCTCAGCCCACAGAAGGACAGGCGCAAGAACATGAAGCGCAACCTACAGAAGGACAGGCGCAAGAACTTGAAGCGCAACCTACAGAAGAACAGGCGCAAGAACATGAGGCGCAGCCTACAGAAGGACAGGCGCAAGAACATACTCCAGAACAGACCGAGGGGCAGGAGGAGCATGAACATGAGTCGCAATCCGCTGAAGGACAGGCGCAAGAACATGAAGCTCAGCCCACAGAAGGACAGGCGCAAGAACATGAAGCGCAACCTACAGAAGGACAGGCGCAAGAACTTGAGGCGCAGCCTACAGAAGGACAGGCGCAAGAACATACTCCAGAACAGACCGAGGGGCAGGAGGAGCATGAACATGAGTCGCAACCCGCTGAAGGACAGGCGCAAGAACATACTCCAGAACAGACCGAGGGACAGGAGGAGCATGAACATGAGTCACAACCCGCAGAAGGACAGACGCAAGAACATGAAGCGCAACCTACAGAAGGACAGGCGCAAGAACATACTCCAGAACAGACCGAGGGGCAGGAGGAGCATGAACATGAGTCGCAACCCGCAGAAGGACAGACGCAAGAACATGAAGCGCAACCTACAGAAGGACAGGCGCAAGAACATACTCCAGAACAGACCGAGGGACAGGGGGAGCAAGAACATGAAGCGCAACCTACAGAAGGACAGGCGCAAGAACCGGGGATGGAGGACACTGCGGAGGCACACGAGGCTCCACAGCCCGAGAGTTCATCGGAAGAACAAGAGTCGCCAGCTGCAGGAgttggagaggagacgcagccgcaAGGACAGAGTGGACAAGAACAGGCCAAGCCGGCtgaggagacaccagaagTCTCGGAAACCCCCTCAGGCGAACAGGGCTCTGTCCCTGAGGCGGAGACTCCAGAAAAGCAGGGAACCGAAAACGGTGCAGTCGCTCCAGAAGCTGAGTCGGCTTCAGCTTCCACTGGCGTCGACATTGAAAACGCAACTTCGACAGAACCAGCAGAAtctgcagcggcggcgcctgtTGAGCTCTCTGCTCCCGCCGCTGAGGAGCAGAccgcgggaggcgaggcgagggagtCTCAGTCTTCTGAGGGTCAGCTGGAAGCTCTTGCGGCTGAAGCGGCGCCGACTGCCGCTTCGCCagccgaagcagagactcCCGGGGCCCAGTCGAGTGGAGCGGCGGGGCTTGAGCCTGCAGGTCAAGagcaggaggcggcgacaggcgcagaagacgtTCGGGATGGGTGCTACGccacgcggagacaggaggtTGAGCAGCAGGCGAATGAATTGCTCAAAgtctgcgagagaaacg AGAATTTCACCAAGGTCGATCAACGGTTCTGCGATGAACTTTTCAAGAGGATCGACGGTCCGTTCACGGTTGCGGAGGTGTCTGCGATGCTCCGAGCTGCCGACGCAGCTAACAACATTAGCCGCAATTTCCGATTTTGCCGAGCAACTCCG ACAAGCAGTCCTCCGAGAgtgcgagacggagacaccgtAGTCCACGCTGCGATTGCTGCGTCGAAGCCTCGCGTCGTCGAGATTCTGCTTCAGTACGGAGCGTTCCCGAACGTAGAAGCCTTCCCGAGTTCTCCAGAGGCAGCTGCG AGAACGGGTATGCGTCCTCTCCACTACGTTGCACGGTACCCAACCCTGGAAAATTACGaatctctttttcttcttctgaaCTACGGAACTTCTGTCAACGATCGAGACGTGGGAGGCCGGACCCCGCTGATGATCGCCGCGCGTTCCTCGCATCCACACTCAAAGCTCTTTGCCAAAGCTCTGATCGAGCGCCATGCGGATGTCAACGCACGAGATAAA GCCGGTCTCTCCGCCCTGCACTACGCAGCAGCCGCGAATTCGCACAAGCTGGTCAAGCTTCTTATCAACCGAGGAGCGAATGTGACGGCTCAGGACATGCGCGGGAACACGCCTCTCCATTACGCCGCAGCGTTCAACGCGGCCAAGTCCATGAACGCCTTGTTCACTCTTGCAGACAATGTCATCAAAATTGACGCGCCGAACAAA AATGGAAAGGCTCCTATCCATTTGGCTGCCGCGCCCTCGTCTTTCGCCGTCGTCCCGGCCACGATCGTCCCAGCTCTCGCGCTCGAATTGCTTCTCGAGAACCATGCAGATCCTGTGGCACGAGACGCCCATGGAAACACGCCGCTCATGGACGCAGTCTTGGGCGGCTATCTCGAAATCGTCAAGCGCCTTCTGCAGATTGCCAAGGTTCCTCTGGACGACAAAAACATG GATAACAACACTGCTCTCGATCTCGCTCGACAAGCAGCGGAACAAACTGGCGACGACGTCCTCACTTACCTCACTTCTGTCAGCGACAAACCCA